A part of Larkinella insperata genomic DNA contains:
- a CDS encoding acetyl-CoA carboxylase carboxyltransferase subunit alpha — translation MRTYLDFEKPIADLEVRLVEMKKLAETSNVDVTGAVASLEISIEKLRKEIFDNLTRWQRVQLSRHPDRPYTLDYIALMSEQFVELHGDRTVRDDPAMVGGFVEIDGQTVMLIGQQKGRNTKQRQHRNFGMPNPEGYRKALRLMKLAEKFNKPIVTMIDTPGAFPGLEAEERGQGEAIARNLKEMFMLQVPVICIVIGEGASGGALGIAIGDRVLMLENTWYSVISPENCSTILWRSWDYKEQAAEAMKVTARDMEKNKLVDGIIEEPQGGAHTDHPEMARRIKQTIIDTLAELNKLTPEERIDQRIEKFCAMGVVLE, via the coding sequence ATGAGGACGTATTTGGATTTTGAAAAACCCATCGCTGATTTAGAAGTACGACTGGTCGAAATGAAAAAACTGGCCGAAACCAGTAACGTAGATGTCACTGGAGCTGTAGCGTCGCTGGAAATCAGCATCGAAAAACTTCGTAAGGAGATTTTTGACAACCTTACCCGCTGGCAGCGCGTACAGCTTTCCCGCCATCCAGACCGGCCTTACACGCTTGACTATATCGCGTTGATGAGCGAGCAGTTCGTTGAACTCCACGGCGACCGCACCGTTCGGGATGACCCGGCTATGGTGGGCGGTTTTGTGGAGATCGACGGCCAGACGGTCATGCTGATCGGTCAGCAGAAAGGACGAAACACCAAGCAACGCCAGCACCGGAATTTTGGAATGCCCAATCCGGAAGGCTACCGCAAGGCGCTGCGGCTGATGAAACTGGCCGAGAAATTCAACAAGCCCATCGTCACGATGATCGACACGCCGGGCGCCTTTCCGGGTCTGGAAGCCGAAGAGCGCGGTCAGGGCGAAGCCATTGCCCGCAACTTGAAGGAGATGTTTATGCTCCAGGTGCCGGTTATTTGTATTGTCATCGGAGAAGGCGCGTCGGGCGGGGCTCTCGGAATTGCCATTGGCGACCGCGTGCTGATGCTCGAAAACACTTGGTATTCGGTGATTTCGCCCGAAAACTGTTCGACCATTCTCTGGCGGAGCTGGGATTACAAGGAACAGGCCGCGGAAGCCATGAAAGTAACGGCTCGCGACATGGAGAAAAACAAGCTCGTGGACGGTATCATCGAGGAACCGCAGGGCGGGGCCCATACCGATCACCCGGAAATGGCCCGGCGGATTAAACAGACCATCATCGATACCCTGGCTGAGTTAAATAAATTGACGCCCGAAGAACGCATCGATCAGCGGATCGAGAAATTCTGTGCAATGGGAGTGGTACTTGAATAA
- a CDS encoding MBL fold metallo-hydrolase RNA specificity domain-containing protein: MKLTFWGATRQVTGSMFLLETEDNYRILIDCGADMDKKAGSNGQEDETPKLDTGFFPFEASTINVVLLTHAHIDHSGNIPNLYREGYEGQVLCTDPTFSLTNLLLQDAASLNSRRLNEMGKSKKQKVRKKFASLQKDLFLEKQVRESMESVVTIQYNRKFKLADGVDVTFIPAGHLLGAAHLVINVYENGEKKSIGFSGDIGRRNYPLLADPEPLPPVDYLICESTYGNRLHIDTQTPESVLADVIKRTCIDIPGRLIIPSFSVGRTQALLYTLNRLYTEQGFENIKVFSDSPLALESTKVYQKNLRLLNREAKDYYDENESLFDFANFEYLESSKASREVSNYNQPCIIISSSGMVQGGRVEQHVAANISNPYCTILIIGYCAEGTLGWRLLNGQPTISIKDKEEPVLAKVERTDVFSGHGDRDDLVRFVKHQSPDRLKKIFLVHGDYTSMVAFQQTLQEEGFNQVELPAKGQEYEL; this comes from the coding sequence ATGAAGTTAACATTTTGGGGGGCAACCCGTCAGGTAACCGGTAGCATGTTTCTGTTAGAAACCGAGGATAATTACCGGATTCTGATTGATTGCGGGGCAGATATGGACAAAAAAGCCGGCTCGAACGGCCAGGAAGACGAAACTCCGAAATTAGACACCGGTTTTTTTCCGTTTGAGGCTTCCACAATCAACGTTGTTCTGTTGACCCACGCCCACATCGACCACAGCGGTAACATTCCGAATTTGTACCGGGAAGGCTACGAAGGCCAGGTGTTGTGTACAGATCCGACTTTCTCGCTCACCAACCTGCTGTTGCAGGACGCGGCTTCGCTCAATTCCCGGCGACTGAACGAGATGGGCAAAAGCAAGAAACAGAAGGTCCGCAAGAAATTTGCTTCGCTGCAGAAAGACCTGTTTCTGGAAAAACAGGTGCGTGAGTCCATGGAGAGTGTGGTCACGATCCAATACAACCGGAAGTTTAAGCTGGCCGATGGCGTGGATGTTACGTTTATTCCGGCCGGGCACTTACTCGGTGCGGCCCACCTTGTCATCAACGTCTACGAAAACGGCGAGAAGAAAAGCATCGGTTTTTCGGGCGATATTGGCCGTCGGAACTACCCGCTGCTGGCCGATCCCGAACCCTTGCCGCCGGTTGATTACCTGATTTGCGAGTCGACTTACGGCAACCGGTTGCACATCGATACCCAAACTCCGGAGTCGGTGCTGGCCGACGTAATTAAGCGGACGTGTATCGACATTCCGGGCCGTTTGATTATTCCTTCTTTTTCGGTGGGCCGCACGCAGGCGCTGCTCTACACGCTTAACCGGTTGTATACGGAACAGGGATTCGAGAACATTAAAGTTTTCTCCGACAGTCCGCTGGCGCTGGAAAGCACGAAGGTCTACCAGAAAAATCTGCGGCTCCTGAACCGGGAAGCCAAGGACTATTACGACGAAAACGAGTCGTTGTTCGACTTCGCCAATTTTGAATACCTGGAAAGTTCAAAGGCCAGCCGGGAGGTTTCCAATTACAACCAACCCTGTATCATCATCTCGTCGTCGGGGATGGTTCAGGGTGGACGGGTCGAACAGCACGTCGCGGCCAACATCAGCAATCCGTACTGCACCATTCTGATCATCGGCTATTGCGCGGAGGGGACGCTGGGCTGGCGGCTGCTGAACGGCCAGCCGACGATCTCGATCAAAGACAAGGAAGAACCCGTCCTGGCAAAAGTGGAGCGCACCGACGTGTTCAGCGGCCACGGCGACCGCGACGACCTGGTTCGTTTTGTGAAACACCAGTCGCCCGACAGGCTCAAAAAAATCTTTCTGGTCCACGGAGACTACACAAGTATGGTGGCTTTTCAGCAGACCCTACAGGAGGAAGGATTTAATCAGGTAGAACTCCCGGCCAAGGGGCAAGAGTACGAGTTATAA
- the dacB gene encoding D-alanyl-D-alanine carboxypeptidase/D-alanyl-D-alanine endopeptidase, giving the protein MHRSFACLLSCIFIIAQVGYSRPLTDSLALQRLQNTVNQLQTSPLVRNGTAALSVRRVRDGAVLLAYNAQLSLPSASTLKLATTATALAVMGDNYTYRTTLEYDGTIRDSVLNGNLYIRGSGDPSLGSNRFAEFAAAPTLLRTWTEMVQSAGIKQIAGAVIGDATAIRSLPVPDTWVWGDMGNYYGAGVSGLNFNENLYRAVFKPAKTVGQPAPLLRTEPATPFLRLQNNVRTGPPGSGDEVIIYNAPFTTQAFLEGTVPAGVSEFGVKGSLPDPAFFTAFALHERLAKVGIVVNNAPLAIGPGRNPEMPLAPGGKRTQLHLHTSVPLAELARLTNHQSINLYAESLLLLAGTTLAKAPVTTEQAIQYLVRFWQSKGVDLSGFRPKDGSGLSPVGAVTATSLSGILAAMSKEKSFLPFYDSIPVVGESGTVKSLGRGTAAAGNVRAKSGTIEGVRAYAGYATSADGELLSFTVLVNKYQPGSLKGVMNYLEQIMAQLTALNANN; this is encoded by the coding sequence ATGCACCGGTCCTTTGCCTGTCTGTTAAGTTGTATTTTCATAATTGCCCAGGTTGGCTACTCGCGGCCGCTTACCGATTCGCTGGCCCTGCAACGGTTGCAAAATACCGTCAATCAATTGCAAACCAGTCCTTTGGTTCGCAACGGAACGGCGGCCCTTTCGGTGCGACGCGTACGGGATGGCGCAGTCCTGCTGGCGTATAACGCCCAGTTAAGCCTGCCTTCAGCCTCAACGCTGAAGCTGGCCACAACGGCGACCGCCCTGGCTGTCATGGGCGACAATTACACCTACCGCACTACCCTGGAATACGACGGAACCATTCGGGATAGTGTGCTGAATGGAAATTTATACATCCGGGGTTCGGGCGACCCTTCGCTGGGAAGCAACCGCTTCGCCGAGTTTGCCGCCGCCCCCACCCTGCTGCGCACCTGGACGGAAATGGTGCAGAGTGCCGGTATCAAACAAATTGCGGGTGCCGTGATCGGGGATGCCACGGCGATCCGATCGCTGCCGGTACCCGACACCTGGGTTTGGGGAGATATGGGGAATTACTACGGCGCGGGGGTTTCTGGCCTGAATTTCAACGAAAATCTTTACCGGGCAGTGTTCAAACCCGCCAAAACCGTGGGGCAACCCGCTCCGCTGCTCCGCACCGAACCCGCTACGCCCTTTCTGCGGCTACAGAACAATGTCCGAACCGGCCCGCCAGGTTCGGGCGATGAAGTGATTATTTACAATGCGCCCTTCACGACCCAGGCATTTCTGGAAGGAACCGTTCCGGCGGGTGTGAGCGAATTCGGAGTAAAAGGCTCGCTGCCGGACCCGGCGTTTTTCACGGCCTTTGCCCTCCACGAACGGCTCGCCAAAGTGGGTATTGTGGTCAATAATGCGCCATTGGCTATTGGGCCGGGCCGTAATCCGGAAATGCCCCTTGCTCCGGGCGGCAAACGAACCCAACTCCACCTTCATACGTCGGTGCCGCTGGCCGAACTGGCCCGGCTCACCAATCACCAGAGCATTAATTTATACGCGGAGTCGCTGCTGTTGCTGGCCGGTACCACGCTGGCCAAAGCACCGGTAACGACCGAACAGGCCATTCAGTACCTGGTCCGGTTCTGGCAAAGCAAGGGGGTTGATTTGAGCGGCTTCCGGCCAAAGGACGGCAGCGGACTATCGCCCGTTGGGGCGGTGACAGCCACCAGCCTGTCCGGCATATTGGCAGCCATGTCGAAGGAAAAGAGTTTTCTTCCGTTTTACGACAGCATTCCCGTGGTGGGTGAGTCCGGTACGGTGAAAAGCCTGGGACGCGGTACGGCGGCTGCGGGCAACGTACGGGCCAAAAGCGGCACCATCGAGGGCGTTCGGGCCTATGCCGGTTATGCCACTTCGGCCGACGGTGAATTACTGAGTTTTACCGTACTGGTCAATAAATACCAACCCGGCTCACTGAAAGGGGTAATGAACTACCTGGAGCAAATCATGGCGCAACTAACGGCCCTAAATGCCAACAATTAA
- a CDS encoding response regulator: MADDDEDDRFLTREAFRQQFPVTEMNVVEDGEELMEFLRRTGRYESAEHPLPELILLDLNMPRKDGREALQEIKADRDLRHIPVVVLTTSDASIDIDNSYLWGANSFITKPASFKKLMDITQTIGEYWFNVVKVSGRPG, from the coding sequence TTGGCTGATGACGACGAAGATGACCGCTTCCTGACGCGTGAAGCCTTTCGTCAGCAGTTTCCCGTGACCGAAATGAATGTGGTGGAGGATGGCGAGGAATTGATGGAATTCCTGCGTCGTACAGGCCGTTACGAGAGCGCTGAGCATCCCCTGCCGGAGTTGATTTTGCTGGATTTGAACATGCCGCGCAAAGACGGCCGGGAAGCCCTGCAGGAGATTAAAGCCGACCGCGATCTGCGGCACATTCCGGTGGTGGTACTTACCACGTCCGACGCCAGCATCGATATTGATAATTCGTACTTGTGGGGTGCCAACAGCTTCATCACCAAACCCGCATCGTTTAAAAAACTAATGGATATTACGCAGACGATCGGGGAATATTGGTTCAACGTCGTTAAGGTAAGCGGTCGTCCGGGATGA
- a CDS encoding sensor histidine kinase, whose translation MKGLRSVLPKTVKKRIVIGFGVALALIVVALGLTLYTYNQYRKASDQIKHSQEVMNRLGRISSLITEVETGERGFLASSGDPIYLKAYENALPQFPTELDSLSKLLADRPVQLQNLDSLSKRINMKIEMAGQQVDAVKRKLPLSIARTYMMLGISRMDRVRDQIRLMNKSEQERFNICSRSATAYFWNTLVGIFTVTLLMFVTLILSYNVLENELNTRQSTEDQLRAYEDELQEKIQLLEISNEELERFAFVASHDLQEPLRKIQSFGYLMRDRYGSDLRPEAMVYLGKILQSAERMSKMIKDLLDFSRISSKKEPFQPVLLSEVLEGVLSDQEVTIKAVGAAFEMDTLGEIEAVQSQMDHLFANLISNALKFTKPDQVPLIKITGEAVEGEVYEELIPGKKYYKITVGDNGIGFNEKYIDHIFKIFQRLHGKNSYEGTGIGLAICKRIVSYHKGLITAQSQPGVGTTFIIILPEKQTQSVHDNAATHETSTYSLG comes from the coding sequence ATGAAGGGTTTGCGATCAGTTTTACCAAAAACCGTTAAAAAACGGATTGTTATTGGATTCGGGGTGGCTCTGGCTTTAATAGTCGTGGCACTCGGGCTGACGTTATACACCTACAACCAGTACCGCAAAGCCAGCGATCAGATCAAGCACAGCCAGGAGGTCATGAACCGGCTGGGCCGTATTTCGTCGCTCATTACGGAAGTGGAAACCGGCGAGCGGGGCTTTTTAGCTTCCTCGGGCGACCCCATTTACCTGAAAGCGTACGAAAATGCGCTGCCCCAGTTTCCGACTGAACTGGATTCGCTCAGCAAACTGCTGGCCGACCGTCCGGTTCAACTCCAGAACCTCGATTCGCTGTCGAAACGAATCAATATGAAAATTGAGATGGCCGGGCAGCAGGTGGATGCCGTCAAAAGAAAGCTGCCCCTTTCCATCGCCCGGACGTATATGATGCTGGGAATAAGCCGTATGGACCGGGTTCGCGACCAGATAAGATTGATGAACAAATCTGAACAGGAACGGTTCAATATTTGCTCTAGGTCCGCTACGGCCTACTTCTGGAATACGCTCGTCGGAATCTTTACGGTCACGCTCTTAATGTTCGTTACGCTCATTCTTTCTTACAATGTCCTTGAGAATGAGTTGAATACGCGGCAGTCGACCGAAGATCAGCTACGGGCTTACGAAGATGAGCTTCAGGAGAAGATTCAATTACTGGAAATATCTAACGAAGAACTGGAACGGTTTGCCTTTGTGGCCTCGCATGACCTGCAGGAACCGCTCCGAAAAATACAGTCGTTTGGTTACCTGATGCGCGACCGGTACGGAAGTGACCTCCGGCCCGAAGCAATGGTCTATTTAGGTAAAATCCTGCAGTCGGCGGAGCGGATGTCGAAGATGATTAAGGATTTGCTGGATTTTTCCCGGATTTCCAGCAAAAAAGAGCCGTTCCAGCCGGTTCTGTTGTCGGAGGTACTGGAGGGGGTGCTGAGTGATCAGGAAGTTACGATCAAAGCCGTCGGAGCCGCGTTTGAGATGGATACGTTAGGGGAGATTGAAGCTGTTCAGAGTCAGATGGACCATCTTTTCGCCAATCTGATTTCGAACGCCCTGAAGTTTACCAAACCCGATCAGGTACCGTTGATAAAAATTACGGGTGAAGCGGTGGAAGGGGAAGTCTATGAAGAACTAATTCCTGGTAAAAAATATTATAAGATAACCGTTGGCGACAATGGGATTGGTTTCAATGAGAAGTACATTGACCACATTTTTAAAATTTTTCAACGCCTACACGGGAAGAATTCGTATGAAGGAACGGGCATCGGATTGGCCATTTGTAAGCGGATCGTTAGTTATCACAAAGGTCTGATTACCGCCCAAAGCCAACCCGGTGTCGGCACAACCTTTATTATTATTTTACCCGAAAAACAGACCCAATCTGTTCATGACAATGCAGCAACTCACGAAACCAGTACATATTCTCTTGGCTGA
- the hslV gene encoding ATP-dependent protease subunit HslV, whose amino-acid sequence MQKIHATTVVGILHNGEIALGADGQATMGNTIAKSNVRKVRSLMNGKVLAGFAGSTADAFTLIERFEEKLNAYGGNLKRAAIELAKEWRTDRYLRRLEAMLIVASKEDLLVISGTGDVLEPDNQIAAIGSGSMYAQSAAVALKKHASQLTAEEMVRESLHIAADICIYTNHNLVVETIR is encoded by the coding sequence ATGCAAAAGATTCACGCCACAACCGTCGTTGGTATTCTGCACAACGGCGAAATCGCACTGGGGGCCGACGGACAGGCCACCATGGGCAATACCATTGCAAAAAGTAATGTACGCAAAGTCCGGAGCCTGATGAACGGCAAAGTACTGGCGGGTTTCGCCGGGTCTACGGCGGATGCCTTTACGCTGATCGAACGGTTTGAAGAAAAACTCAATGCCTACGGCGGAAATTTAAAGCGGGCGGCCATTGAGCTGGCCAAGGAATGGCGGACGGACCGGTATCTGCGCCGGCTGGAAGCCATGCTGATTGTGGCCTCCAAGGAAGATCTGCTGGTAATTTCGGGTACCGGCGATGTGCTGGAACCCGACAATCAGATTGCGGCCATCGGATCGGGCAGTATGTATGCCCAATCGGCGGCCGTTGCCTTAAAAAAACACGCTTCTCAGCTAACGGCTGAAGAAATGGTTCGGGAAAGTTTGCATATTGCAGCGGATATTTGTATTTACACCAACCATAATCTGGTGGTTGAAACTATTCGGTAA
- a CDS encoding pyruvate dehydrogenase complex dihydrolipoamide acetyltransferase, whose amino-acid sequence MAELIRMPKMSDTMTEGVIAEWHKKVGDTVKSGDVLAEVETDKATMDLEAYDEGTLLYIGVEKGQSVPIDGVIAVIGKAGEDYKGLLEGADSSNGSSETKAEAPAEKPNPAPSPAGSQADQATSQTPDPKAVSAAPAPNVNATVIRMPKMSDTMTEGTIVAWHKKEGDTVKSGDVLAEVETDKATMDLEAYEEGTLLYVGVKEGSSVAVDEVIAVVGEKGADFKVLLQGGGQPEAAPQPEASASEAPQAEVKPAEKSASAENAGSNGHDRVLASPLAKQIAKEKGVNLSDVQGSGPEGRIVKRDVESFQPAAKSAPAPAPAEKPAAQQPAPAAPSAQPAPAPAGSYEDIPVSQMRKTIARRLSESLFTAPHFYLTMEINMDKAMELRGKVNEVSPVKVSFNDFVLKAAALALKKHPAVNSSWLGDKIRRYNYVNIGVAVAVDEGLLVPVIRNADQKTLSAISGEVKDLAGKAKDKKLQPKDWEGSTFSISNLGMFGIDEFTAIINPPDSCIMAVGAIKQTVMFEKDETGVLVPKPTNVMKVTLSCDHRTVDGATGASFLQTFKGLLENPFTMLV is encoded by the coding sequence ATGGCAGAATTAATCCGAATGCCCAAGATGAGCGACACCATGACCGAAGGTGTCATCGCTGAATGGCATAAGAAAGTGGGCGACACCGTCAAGTCGGGCGACGTGCTGGCCGAGGTCGAAACCGATAAGGCGACAATGGACCTGGAAGCATACGACGAAGGAACGTTGTTATACATTGGTGTTGAGAAAGGTCAGTCTGTACCAATCGACGGAGTAATTGCCGTAATCGGGAAAGCTGGCGAAGATTATAAAGGATTGCTGGAGGGCGCTGATTCTTCCAACGGTTCTTCCGAAACCAAAGCTGAAGCACCCGCCGAAAAACCAAATCCGGCGCCTAGCCCGGCCGGTTCGCAGGCCGATCAGGCCACCAGCCAGACGCCCGATCCGAAAGCCGTTTCGGCGGCTCCGGCTCCGAACGTCAATGCGACGGTGATTCGGATGCCGAAAATGAGCGATACCATGACCGAAGGCACCATCGTGGCCTGGCACAAAAAAGAAGGTGATACCGTTAAATCGGGTGACGTACTGGCGGAAGTTGAAACCGACAAAGCCACGATGGACCTCGAAGCCTACGAAGAAGGAACCTTGCTCTACGTCGGTGTCAAAGAAGGTAGCTCCGTTGCCGTGGACGAAGTTATTGCGGTGGTGGGCGAGAAAGGCGCCGACTTCAAAGTATTACTCCAGGGCGGAGGGCAACCTGAAGCGGCTCCGCAGCCGGAAGCTTCCGCTTCGGAAGCTCCCCAGGCCGAAGTTAAACCGGCCGAAAAATCGGCCTCGGCTGAGAACGCGGGCAGCAACGGGCACGATCGGGTGCTGGCTTCTCCGCTGGCTAAGCAAATTGCCAAAGAGAAAGGGGTTAATCTGTCCGATGTACAGGGCTCCGGTCCGGAAGGACGGATTGTGAAACGGGATGTGGAAAGCTTCCAGCCCGCGGCCAAATCGGCTCCGGCCCCCGCTCCGGCCGAAAAACCGGCGGCTCAGCAACCAGCCCCCGCAGCACCGTCGGCCCAGCCCGCTCCGGCTCCGGCAGGAAGCTACGAGGACATTCCGGTTTCGCAGATGCGGAAAACCATTGCCCGTCGTCTGTCGGAAAGTCTGTTTACCGCTCCGCATTTCTACCTGACCATGGAAATTAACATGGACAAGGCGATGGAACTGCGCGGCAAGGTCAACGAGGTCAGCCCGGTGAAAGTGTCGTTCAACGATTTCGTGCTGAAAGCCGCGGCCCTGGCGCTGAAAAAACACCCGGCGGTGAACTCTTCGTGGCTGGGCGACAAAATCCGGCGGTACAATTACGTCAACATCGGTGTTGCCGTGGCCGTCGACGAAGGGCTGCTTGTGCCGGTTATCCGGAATGCGGACCAGAAAACGCTGTCGGCGATTTCGGGTGAAGTGAAGGATCTGGCCGGAAAAGCCAAAGACAAAAAACTTCAGCCGAAAGACTGGGAAGGCAGCACGTTCTCGATTTCCAACCTCGGTATGTTTGGCATCGACGAATTTACGGCCATCATCAATCCGCCCGATTCCTGCATCATGGCAGTTGGCGCGATTAAACAAACCGTCATGTTTGAAAAAGACGAAACGGGTGTTCTGGTGCCCAAACCGACCAACGTGATGAAAGTGACGCTTTCGTGCGACCACCGGACGGTCGACGGCGCTACGGGCGCGTCGTTCCTGCAAACCTTCAAGGGCTTGCTGGAAAATCCGTTCACCATGCTGGTATAA